Genomic window (Candidatus Sulfotelmatobacter sp.):
TGTCGTCGTCATCGGCGGACGTGATCTCGCCGAGATCACCTTCATAGCCATCGCCGAAATCCCCGTCGCCGCCATCGTCACCGCCGGACGGTGGCGTAGGCGCCTTGACGATCATGGGCTTTTTGAGGCTCGCGAACGGCGAGGCAATGAGGCCTTGACTCTGCGGATACGCGCCGGCACTCCCGGTGAAATCGTCGTCGCCGCGCCAGAGGCCGACGTTGTCGACGACGGCGGCGATGCGATAGGTTCCATCCGAAGCTCGCATCGAGGCCGCGGCCCGATTTCCGAGCGAGTCGACGACGTGGCACAGGCCGTCGGTAGTGTAATACGCGAGCCGCTGAGTGCCACTAGCGTCCTCCGCCAAGGTCGCGGGGGCTCCGGATTTCATCGCGCCAATCTTGAAGCGACCGCTCGACGTGGTATACCAACCGGGCCGTTTGGGCAGCGCGGCGCTCAACACGAGGCGGCTACCATTCGACGATGTCGAGCGCGTGAATGCGGCGCCGAACGCGAAGCTCCCGAGAAAGTCTCCCGAGGTCGTATGAATCGCGAGCGCGTGCCCGCTTTGACTCGAGCTGACTTGGAACCCGCTATGGCCGAGTGCGGTCGTCCCCTGTCGCGCTGAAATGCGAAGTGACGCGGGATCGGCCGAGCCGGGGGAGCCGGAGGTCGACGGCCGGGGGATTGACCCGCCTCCCGAACAGGACGCCAAGAAGGCACCGCTTGCGGCGACGAACGAAAGGCGCGAGAGACGCATGGAATGTGATTCCACCCGAGTTCTCCTCAACATGGTTTGAAACAATGACGCGTGCGCGTGTGCAATGATCATGACTCGCGTACGCCGTCTTGCGTTTTACGACCGCGTCGAATTGCTGCCTTTTCGTTTCCTTGAAGTCGCTATCGAAAATGAGAGTAGCGCACTCGCGATGCCGTCGCGTATCAGGCTTGAAAAATTCGCGCTACGGGATCGCGCGGACGACGCCTCCGTCCACGCGTAGGGCGGAGCCGCTCGTCCCCGACGCGGCGGGCGTGCAGAGATAGACGATCAGGTTCGCCACCTCGTCGGAGGTGAGGAAGCGCTTGAGCAGCGACGTCGGGCGCGCGGTCTCGAAGAACTGGCGCTCCATCTCGGCTTCGCTCACGCCGCTGCGCTCGGCCAGTTGCTTGACGAACGTGCCGACGCCTTCGGACTTCGTCGGACCGGGCAGCACGCTGTTGACGGTCACGCCGGTACCGGCCACGCTTTCGGCGATGCCGCGCGCCAAGGCGATCTGCGCGGTCTTGGTGACGCCGTAATGGATCATCTCGACGGGGATCTGCAGGCCCGACTCGCTCGAGACGAAGATCACCCGGCCCCAGTTGCGCGCTTTCATCCCCGGTAGGTACGCGCGGGTGAGCCGCACGCCGCTCAGGACGTTGGCCTCGAAGAAGCGCAGCCAGTCCGCGTCGTCGATCTGCTCGAACGGCTTGGGCTCGAAGATGCCGAGGTTGTTGACGAGGACGTCGGCGAGCGGGTGCGCGGCGACGAGCGCCTCGCAGCCGGCCGCGGTGGCGAGATCGCCGGCGAAGCCGCTCACGTCGGCGCGCGGGACCGCGCCGCGAATGCGGGCGATCGCATCGTCGACGCGCGTTCGGGTTCGGCCGGTGACGACGACGCGCGCGCCTTGCGCGGCGAGTCCCTCGGCGGCGGC
Coding sequences:
- a CDS encoding SDR family oxidoreductase, whose amino-acid sequence is MLDLDLTGKVAVVSGSTAGIGYAAAEGLAAQGARVVVTGRTRTRVDDAIARIRGAVPRADVSGFAGDLATAAGCEALVAAHPLADVLVNNLGIFEPKPFEQIDDADWLRFFEANVLSGVRLTRAYLPGMKARNWGRVIFVSSESGLQIPVEMIHYGVTKTAQIALARGIAESVAGTGVTVNSVLPGPTKSEGVGTFVKQLAERSGVSEAEMERQFFETARPTSLLKRFLTSDEVANLIVYLCTPAASGTSGSALRVDGGVVRAIP